One region of Eretmochelys imbricata isolate rEreImb1 chromosome 2, rEreImb1.hap1, whole genome shotgun sequence genomic DNA includes:
- the NXPH1 gene encoding neurexophilin-1: MQAVYWYAVLLLQPTLYLVTCANLTNGGKSELLKSSSSKSTLKHIWTESSKDLSISRLLSQTFHGKENDTDLDLRYDAPETYSEQDLWDWLRNSTDLQEPRPRAKRRPIVKTGKFKKMFGWGDFHSNIKTVKLNLLITGKIVDHGNGTFSVYFRHNSTGQGNVSVSLVPPTKIVEFDLAQQTVIDAKDSKSFNCRIEYEKVDKATKNTLCNYDPSKTCYQEQTQSHVSWLCSKPFKVICIYISFYSTDYKLVQKVCPDYNYHSDTPYFPSG; encoded by the coding sequence gtcaCATGTGCAAATTTAACAAATGGCGGCAAATCAGAACTTCTAAAATCAAGCAGCTCCAAATCCACACTAAAGCACATATGGACAGAAAGCAGCAAAGACTTGTCCATCAGCCGACTGCTATCACAGACTTTTCATGGCAAAGAAAATGATACAGATTTGGACCTGCGATATGATGCCCCAGAAACGTATTCTGAGCAAGATCTCTGGGATTGGCTGAGGAACTCCACAGATCTTCAAGAGCCTCGACCCAGAGCAAAGAGACGGCCCATTGTCAAGACTGGgaaatttaagaaaatgtttGGCTGGGGCGACTTTCATTCCAACATCAAAACTGTGAAGTTAAACCTTTTAATAACTGGGAAAATTGTTGATCATGGCAATGGGACGTTTAGCGTTTATTTCAGGCACAATTCCACTGGCCAAGGGAATGTATCTGTGAGCTTGGTACCCCCAACCAAAATAGTGGAATTTGACTTGGCACAACAAACGGTGATTGATGCCAAAGATTCCAAGTCCTTTAACTGTCGCATCGAATATGAAAAGGTCGACAAGGCTACCAAGAACACACTCTGCAACTATGACCCTTCAAAAACATGTTATCAGGAGCAGACCCAAAGTCATGTGTCATGGCTCTGCTCCAAGCCCTTTAAAGTAATCTGTATTTACATTTCCTTTTATAGTACAGATTATAAACTAGTACAGAAGGTGTGTCCTGATTACAACTACCACAGTGACACGCCCTACTTCCCTTCGGGTTGA